From a region of the Brevibacterium siliguriense genome:
- a CDS encoding TetR/AcrR family transcriptional regulator has translation MDVPMNAERRSRNADAGVSSAVDLTSRARIRNAGLHQFATTGFAGTPLRAIASEAGVAIGLISHHFGSKDGLRAAVESWIVDQFGAAITEADAAAPDSVADTAGRDAAVAQMLKANPLIVGYLRRELLEDSSDRTLITRLARLSLQSVDSMRSGGVASTDRSRVDQVVTVMVRQLGRLFLQPLVDQVVDSFPDEERPVAKPELTISVRTPQD, from the coding sequence ATGGATGTGCCGATGAATGCGGAGCGCAGAAGCAGGAACGCCGACGCCGGTGTGTCCTCGGCGGTAGATCTCACGAGCCGTGCCCGGATTCGCAATGCCGGTCTCCACCAGTTCGCCACGACTGGATTCGCCGGCACTCCCCTGCGCGCGATCGCCTCCGAGGCGGGAGTGGCCATCGGCCTGATCTCGCACCACTTCGGCTCGAAGGACGGACTGCGGGCGGCTGTCGAGAGTTGGATCGTCGACCAATTCGGCGCAGCGATCACCGAAGCCGATGCCGCAGCTCCGGACTCCGTCGCGGATACCGCCGGGCGCGATGCCGCGGTGGCTCAGATGCTCAAGGCGAACCCGCTCATCGTCGGCTACCTGCGTCGCGAACTCCTCGAGGACTCCTCTGATCGCACTCTCATCACACGCCTAGCTCGGCTCTCACTGCAGAGCGTGGATTCCATGCGCTCGGGAGGCGTCGCCTCTACGGACAGGAGTCGCGTCGATCAGGTCGTCACCGTCATGGTCCGGCAGTTGGGCAGGCTGTTCCTCCAGCCGCTCGTCGATCAAGTCGTCGACTCATTCCCCGACGAGGAGCGGCCGGTCGCGAAGCCGGAGCTGACGATCTCCGTGCGCACGCCACAGGACTGA
- a CDS encoding sodium:solute symporter: MDAPGLGGLNWAVIIIYLLATLGIGVWFTRRASGGTEEFFKASGRIPAWAAGFSIYATTLSAITYMSTPEQAFLTDWSYAAGNIAIFAIVPLLVIFYIPFFRKLDVTTAYEYLEERFGPSIRVLGSVLFVLFHIGRVAIVIYLPTLAISSVTDINPALVAGAVGVLSVVYTFLGGIEGVIWSDVVQGIILLVGAAVILVFGIAALDGGLATVVSDAAADDKFISADNWKFGGAAAAIPIVFLGSVFNNLHQYTASQDVVQRYQTTDSPKSTARSLIVNGFLALLTIPLFYGIGTVLYSFYQHSEALPEGFNTSALVPYFAVTALPAGVSGLLIAAIFAAAQSTISSSLNSISACVTVDIRDRFFPPKDGVPRTGVGFSRAVIVIVGALSVGVALYLSATDQAQTWDLFLAITGLFGVPLAGVFALGIFTKRANTSGVLAGLLLGAALAWAVQEKAGLTPFAVSTVAFIGAMVFGYLISLITGTMQRGRSDHDVLPLTIFGKRSAYTRRVPTEPAQAVAASASNNKNDK; encoded by the coding sequence ATGGACGCTCCGGGACTCGGCGGCCTCAACTGGGCCGTGATCATCATCTATCTCTTGGCCACCCTCGGCATCGGCGTCTGGTTCACCAGACGAGCCAGCGGTGGAACAGAGGAGTTCTTCAAAGCCAGCGGACGAATCCCGGCCTGGGCGGCCGGCTTCTCCATCTATGCGACGACGCTGTCGGCGATCACCTATATGTCCACGCCCGAGCAGGCGTTCCTCACCGACTGGTCGTATGCGGCCGGCAATATCGCGATCTTCGCGATCGTCCCGCTGCTGGTGATCTTCTACATCCCGTTCTTCCGCAAGCTCGACGTCACAACGGCGTATGAGTACCTCGAAGAGCGCTTCGGCCCGAGCATCCGCGTGCTCGGCTCCGTCCTCTTCGTCCTCTTCCACATCGGCCGCGTCGCCATCGTCATCTACCTGCCGACGCTTGCCATCAGCTCTGTCACCGACATCAACCCGGCGCTCGTCGCCGGAGCCGTCGGCGTACTCTCGGTCGTCTACACCTTCCTCGGCGGCATCGAGGGGGTCATCTGGTCCGATGTCGTTCAGGGCATCATCCTCCTCGTCGGCGCTGCGGTCATCCTCGTCTTCGGCATCGCAGCCCTCGACGGAGGCCTGGCCACTGTCGTCTCCGACGCCGCGGCCGATGACAAGTTCATCTCCGCCGACAACTGGAAGTTCGGCGGAGCGGCAGCGGCCATCCCGATCGTCTTCCTCGGTTCGGTGTTCAACAACCTGCACCAGTACACGGCCAGCCAGGACGTCGTCCAGCGCTACCAGACCACGGACTCGCCGAAGTCGACGGCCCGGTCGCTCATCGTCAACGGCTTCCTCGCCCTGCTGACGATCCCCCTGTTCTACGGAATCGGCACCGTCCTCTACAGCTTCTACCAGCATTCGGAGGCGCTGCCGGAAGGCTTCAACACCTCCGCACTCGTTCCCTACTTCGCGGTCACCGCGCTGCCTGCCGGCGTCTCGGGACTGCTCATCGCCGCGATCTTCGCCGCCGCACAGTCGACGATCTCCTCGAGCCTCAACTCGATCTCGGCCTGCGTCACCGTCGACATCCGCGACCGCTTCTTCCCGCCCAAGGACGGGGTGCCGCGCACCGGGGTCGGGTTCTCCCGCGCCGTCATCGTCATCGTCGGCGCCCTGTCCGTCGGCGTCGCGCTCTACCTCTCGGCGACCGATCAGGCTCAGACCTGGGATCTGTTCCTCGCGATCACCGGCCTCTTCGGAGTTCCGCTGGCCGGCGTCTTCGCCCTGGGCATCTTCACGAAGCGGGCGAACACTTCCGGAGTGCTCGCAGGCCTCCTGCTCGGCGCCGCCCTCGCTTGGGCCGTCCAGGAGAAGGCCGGGCTCACGCCCTTCGCTGTCTCGACCGTCGCATTCATCGGCGCCATGGTCTTCGGCTATCTCATCTCCCTGATCACGGGAACGATGCAGCGCGGGCGCAGCGACCACGATGTGCTGCCGCTGACGATCTTCGGAAAGCGCTCGGCCTACACGCGCCGAGTCCCCACCGAACCGGCCCAAGCGGTCGCCGCCTCGGCCAGCAACAACAAGAACGACAAATAA
- a CDS encoding dihydrodipicolinate synthase family protein, with the protein MTDFHGIIPPLLTPRTADGEIDRAGLAALVDHLVAGGVHGIFVLGSSGEVPYLTNAERDLVLSTAIEAAAGRVPVLVGVSEQTTARVLEEADRLLAIGGDAVVVTTPFYALSDSAEVERHFRAIAAHVSVPVFAYDVPVRTHMKMPFDVLVRLAEEGVIAGVKDSSGDDVGFRRLLLATKHLPDFAVFTGHEVVTDGAMLGGAAGIVPGLGNVDPAGYVRIYDAAKAGDWRAAAAEQDRVAALFDITGAATSGRVSAGAAGLGGFKTALQLMGVIGSNRMAEPMEALNAAEAERVREIVAAAGLL; encoded by the coding sequence ATGACTGATTTCCACGGCATCATTCCCCCGCTGCTGACCCCGCGCACCGCGGACGGTGAGATCGACCGGGCCGGGCTCGCCGCCCTCGTCGACCACCTCGTCGCCGGCGGGGTGCACGGAATCTTCGTGCTCGGGTCCTCCGGCGAGGTCCCGTACCTGACGAACGCCGAGCGTGACCTCGTCCTCTCCACCGCGATCGAGGCGGCCGCCGGGCGAGTGCCCGTGCTCGTGGGCGTCAGCGAACAGACGACGGCGCGGGTCCTCGAGGAGGCCGACCGCCTGCTGGCCATCGGCGGTGACGCAGTCGTGGTCACCACGCCGTTCTATGCGCTCTCCGACTCCGCCGAGGTGGAGCGCCACTTCCGTGCGATCGCCGCACATGTCAGCGTGCCCGTGTTCGCCTACGACGTGCCCGTGCGCACGCATATGAAGATGCCTTTCGACGTCCTCGTCCGCCTCGCCGAGGAGGGCGTCATCGCCGGAGTCAAGGATTCCTCGGGCGATGACGTGGGCTTCCGCCGTCTGCTGCTCGCGACGAAGCATCTGCCGGACTTCGCCGTATTCACCGGCCACGAGGTGGTCACCGACGGTGCGATGCTCGGCGGAGCGGCGGGCATCGTCCCTGGCCTCGGCAACGTCGACCCCGCCGGATATGTGCGCATCTATGATGCGGCGAAGGCCGGCGACTGGCGGGCCGCAGCTGCCGAGCAGGACCGCGTGGCAGCCCTGTTCGACATCACGGGAGCCGCGACCTCGGGCCGCGTATCCGCGGGTGCGGCCGGGCTCGGCGGATTCAAGACCGCCCTGCAGCTCATGGGCGTCATCGGCTCGAACCGGATGGCCGAGCCGATGGAGGCGCTCAATGCCGCAGAGGCCGAGCGCGTCCGCGAAATCGTCGCCGCCGCAGGACTGCTGTGA
- a CDS encoding ROK family protein, which produces MTQPATVAVDVGGTKIRAGSVIDGVLAHVRSAPTPATAGARAVLDTIAEVAAAVIAESSGSRGAESLAESEWRIGIGAAGVIDPETCTVVSATDSLPGWAGTELASELSARTDLPVRAVNDVHAHALGEAVTGASRGARSSLLVAAGTGIGGGFITNGHLLTGRNSAAGHIGHVPSAAAARLDCPCGGTGHVEAIASGPAILNTYQRLVHGDDSPASAPTSAPNSRSGRDGTAPIPANTRELAAAASAGDALAVRAFETGARALGSALGGIVNVLSPEVIVVGGGLAEMDETWWTPLRAAFAAELIPAASGTPLVKAELGQDAALIGAASLWNGEHSQKKETH; this is translated from the coding sequence GTGACCCAGCCCGCCACCGTCGCCGTCGATGTCGGAGGCACGAAGATCCGTGCCGGTTCCGTCATCGACGGTGTCCTTGCGCATGTGCGCAGCGCTCCGACGCCCGCGACCGCAGGTGCCCGGGCGGTTCTCGACACCATCGCCGAGGTGGCCGCCGCCGTCATCGCGGAGTCGTCGGGTTCGCGTGGCGCGGAGTCCCTTGCCGAGTCCGAGTGGCGGATCGGCATCGGAGCGGCCGGGGTCATCGATCCCGAGACGTGCACCGTGGTCTCGGCGACGGATTCCCTGCCCGGGTGGGCCGGAACCGAACTGGCCTCCGAGCTCTCGGCGCGCACCGACCTTCCCGTGCGCGCGGTCAATGATGTGCACGCGCATGCCCTCGGCGAGGCGGTAACCGGAGCCTCCCGCGGCGCTCGGAGCTCTTTGCTCGTCGCCGCGGGTACCGGCATCGGCGGCGGGTTCATCACGAACGGACACCTGCTGACCGGCAGGAATTCAGCAGCTGGACACATCGGGCACGTGCCCTCGGCGGCCGCGGCCCGACTCGACTGCCCGTGCGGCGGCACCGGCCATGTCGAGGCCATCGCCTCGGGCCCTGCCATCCTCAATACCTACCAACGACTGGTCCACGGAGACGACTCCCCCGCCTCGGCTCCCACCTCGGCGCCGAACTCACGGTCCGGTCGCGATGGGACAGCGCCGATCCCGGCGAACACGCGAGAATTGGCGGCAGCCGCCTCGGCGGGGGATGCTTTGGCGGTTCGCGCCTTCGAAACGGGGGCACGCGCGCTCGGATCGGCACTCGGCGGGATCGTCAACGTCCTCTCCCCCGAGGTCATCGTCGTCGGCGGCGGTCTCGCCGAGATGGACGAAACCTGGTGGACGCCCCTGCGTGCAGCCTTCGCGGCCGAACTCATCCCCGCCGCCTCCGGAACCCCTCTGGTGAAGGCAGAATTGGGGCAGGACGCCGCACTCATCGGCGCCGCCAGCCTGTGGAACGGCGAGCACAGCCAGAAGAAGGAGACTCACTGA
- a CDS encoding N-acetylmannosamine-6-phosphate 2-epimerase, translating to MLSKTEILDTLRGRLIVSAQAYPGEPMRDPNTMAQVAASAVIGGAAAVRVQGLGDIQATRSAVEVPVIGLWKDGRDGVVITPTFQHAYAVALAGSHIVALDGTRRNRPDGLSLVETVKRLHEQTNALVMADCGSLDDAKAAADAGADIVGTTLAGYSGEREKTDGPDLELIGAIRAAELPAMLVAEGRIHTPAHAAAAREAGADSVVVGTAITHPATITSWFTEAVEG from the coding sequence ATGCTGTCGAAGACCGAGATCCTCGATACGCTGCGCGGACGGCTCATCGTCTCGGCGCAGGCTTATCCGGGCGAGCCGATGCGCGATCCGAACACGATGGCTCAGGTGGCGGCCTCGGCGGTCATCGGAGGAGCGGCGGCCGTGCGGGTGCAGGGTCTCGGCGATATCCAGGCGACCCGATCGGCGGTCGAGGTCCCGGTCATCGGGCTGTGGAAGGACGGCAGGGACGGGGTCGTCATCACGCCGACCTTCCAGCATGCCTATGCCGTGGCGCTGGCCGGATCTCACATCGTCGCCCTCGACGGGACACGGCGGAATAGACCCGACGGATTGAGCCTGGTCGAGACGGTCAAACGCCTCCACGAACAGACGAACGCCCTGGTCATGGCCGATTGCGGCAGCCTTGACGACGCGAAGGCCGCGGCAGATGCCGGGGCGGACATCGTCGGCACGACCCTGGCCGGATACTCGGGCGAACGGGAGAAGACCGACGGCCCCGACCTCGAACTCATCGGTGCCATCCGCGCGGCCGAGCTGCCTGCGATGCTCGTCGCCGAGGGCCGCATCCACACCCCCGCCCACGCCGCCGCAGCCCGCGAAGCCGGCGCCGACTCCGTGGTCGTGGGCACCGCGATCACGCATCCCGCGACGATCACCTCATGGTTCACCGAGGCGGTCGAGGGCTAG
- a CDS encoding tartrate dehydrogenase, which produces MPTIAVIPGDGIGKEVMPFGVQAVDVAARRHGLDVEFDHFDFASAEYYQEHGRMLPEDWKTVLGSYDAILFGAVGCPAVVPDHVSLWGSLLQFRRHFDQYVNLRPCRILPGITSPLRDKGPGDVDFLVVRENTEGEYSNSGGIMFEGTQREFAMQETVMTRVGVDRVMEYAFDQAMKRRRKVTSATKSNGISITMPYWDRRFSAAAVRHPEVETDQFHIDILTAHFVQHPEWFDVVVASNLFGDILSDLGPACTGTIGVAPSANINPTGEFPSLFEPVHGSAPDIAGQGIANPIGQIWSGAMMLDHLGAEDCGKEIEAAIESVLRAADTAVLTPDVGGTGNTETLGRAVIEALN; this is translated from the coding sequence ATGCCGACTATTGCAGTCATCCCCGGCGACGGAATCGGCAAGGAAGTCATGCCCTTCGGCGTGCAGGCCGTCGACGTCGCTGCACGCCGACACGGACTCGACGTCGAATTCGACCATTTCGATTTCGCCAGCGCCGAGTACTACCAGGAACATGGGCGGATGCTGCCCGAAGACTGGAAGACCGTGCTCGGCTCTTATGATGCGATTCTCTTCGGGGCGGTGGGCTGTCCGGCTGTCGTCCCCGACCACGTCTCGCTCTGGGGCAGCCTCCTGCAGTTTCGGCGCCATTTCGACCAATACGTCAATCTGCGCCCCTGCAGAATTCTGCCCGGCATCACTTCGCCTCTGCGCGACAAAGGCCCCGGGGACGTCGACTTCCTCGTGGTGCGGGAGAACACCGAAGGGGAGTACTCGAATTCGGGCGGCATCATGTTCGAAGGCACGCAGCGTGAGTTCGCCATGCAGGAGACCGTCATGACCCGGGTCGGAGTGGATCGGGTCATGGAATACGCTTTCGACCAGGCGATGAAGCGCAGAAGGAAAGTGACGTCCGCGACCAAGAGCAACGGCATATCGATCACGATGCCCTATTGGGATAGGAGATTCAGTGCCGCGGCAGTTCGCCACCCCGAAGTCGAGACGGACCAATTCCACATTGACATCCTCACCGCGCACTTCGTCCAGCACCCCGAGTGGTTCGACGTGGTGGTGGCCTCGAACCTGTTCGGAGACATCCTCTCGGACCTGGGGCCTGCCTGCACCGGCACCATCGGCGTGGCGCCGAGCGCGAACATCAACCCGACTGGTGAGTTCCCCAGTCTCTTCGAACCCGTCCACGGTTCGGCCCCCGATATCGCCGGACAGGGAATCGCCAACCCCATCGGCCAGATCTGGTCTGGGGCGATGATGCTCGATCACCTCGGCGCCGAAGACTGTGGGAAGGAAATCGAGGCCGCAATCGAATCAGTCCTCCGCGCCGCCGATACAGCGGTCCTCACCCCGGACGTCGGCGGCACCGGAAACACAGAGACCCTCGGACGCGCAGTCATCGAGGCGCTGAACTGA
- a CDS encoding LysR family transcriptional regulator, translating into MRIDDFHFFATIGEEMNLTAAARSMGMSVSAVSRRLTDLENRLGVRLIHRTSRQMVMTAEGLLFLEGSRRIVHEAEVLRADVANSVDSERGTLVICGTLGFGRTHLSELVADFHRAHPNIEVHLELSADPFDLENSRFDMLVGVGAAKDSQLVYRRLLRNRRVLCASPDYLERRGAPHSIHELRDHDCLILSEHEPDFNLWKFELDGVITPIRVRGPLRCNDGDTVTRWAVQGHGIAMRSVWNVRPYLETGQLVPVLADVPTIRSDIYLAFPNTELYPLRAQRFTEFLQREIPKRVKSPDDFFGFS; encoded by the coding sequence GTGAGAATCGACGATTTCCACTTCTTCGCAACGATCGGTGAGGAGATGAACCTGACCGCAGCGGCCAGGTCGATGGGAATGTCCGTCTCTGCGGTGAGCCGACGACTCACCGATCTCGAGAACCGCCTCGGCGTCCGACTGATCCACAGGACATCCCGGCAGATGGTCATGACCGCTGAGGGTCTGCTCTTCCTCGAGGGGTCACGGCGCATCGTCCACGAGGCGGAGGTGCTGAGAGCCGATGTCGCCAACAGCGTCGACAGTGAGCGCGGCACTCTGGTCATCTGCGGCACTCTCGGTTTCGGTCGCACTCACCTGTCGGAACTCGTTGCCGACTTCCACCGGGCGCATCCGAACATCGAGGTCCATCTCGAACTGTCAGCCGATCCCTTCGACCTCGAGAACTCCCGCTTCGACATGCTCGTCGGTGTCGGCGCGGCCAAGGATTCCCAGCTGGTGTACCGCCGCCTGCTGCGCAATCGTCGAGTCCTGTGCGCCTCCCCCGACTATCTCGAGCGCAGAGGCGCACCGCACTCGATCCACGAGCTGCGTGACCACGACTGCCTCATCCTCAGCGAACACGAACCGGACTTCAACCTGTGGAAGTTCGAGCTCGACGGCGTTATCACTCCGATCCGCGTGCGCGGTCCTCTCCGCTGCAATGATGGGGACACTGTGACCAGATGGGCGGTACAGGGGCACGGGATCGCGATGCGTTCAGTGTGGAACGTCCGCCCCTACCTGGAGACAGGTCAGTTGGTCCCGGTCCTCGCCGACGTCCCGACCATCCGTTCGGACATCTACCTCGCCTTTCCCAATACCGAGCTCTATCCGCTCAGGGCGCAGCGTTTCACCGAATTCCTGCAGCGTGAGATCCCGAAGCGTGTCAAATCTCCAGACGACTTCTTCGGATTCTCCTGA
- a CDS encoding ABC transporter ATP-binding protein produces the protein MSTSLEVDEVVKTFPVRSGLFRRRTGTVHAVSGVSLDVPAGTSLGIVGESGSGKSTLGRSIVRLHGIDSGSIRLGGNPIEDVRGDELRTVRRKVQMVFQDPFASLNPRLTIGSALTEAMEIHGLAAGRRPARVSELLDMVGLRPEYAQRYPHQFSGGQRQRIGIARALAVEPEVIVLDEPVSALDVSVQAGVLNRLADIQRELGLTYVFIAHDLSVVRYLCDQVVVMYLGTIVESGPTEQLFESPAHPYTKALLSAVPIPDPRLERGRERITLSGDIPSPLDPPSGCPFRTRCWKATEVCAVEVPIGQLRNNGTTAACHHPEV, from the coding sequence ATGTCCACCAGCCTCGAAGTCGACGAGGTCGTCAAGACGTTCCCTGTGAGATCCGGACTGTTCCGGCGGCGGACCGGAACCGTCCACGCCGTGTCCGGTGTCAGCCTCGACGTCCCCGCGGGGACGTCTCTGGGCATCGTCGGCGAGTCCGGCAGCGGAAAGAGCACCTTGGGGCGCTCGATCGTGCGCCTGCACGGCATCGACTCCGGCAGCATCCGCCTCGGCGGCAATCCGATCGAGGATGTTCGCGGGGATGAACTCAGAACCGTGCGCAGGAAGGTGCAGATGGTCTTCCAGGATCCTTTCGCCTCGCTCAATCCGCGGCTGACGATCGGCAGTGCGCTGACCGAGGCGATGGAGATCCACGGATTGGCGGCGGGCCGTCGGCCCGCGCGGGTGAGTGAGCTCCTCGACATGGTCGGCCTGCGACCTGAGTACGCCCAGCGATACCCGCATCAGTTCTCCGGTGGGCAGAGGCAGCGGATCGGCATCGCCCGCGCGCTCGCCGTGGAGCCGGAGGTGATCGTGCTCGACGAGCCGGTCAGTGCACTCGACGTCAGTGTGCAAGCGGGCGTGCTCAACCGGCTGGCAGACATCCAGCGTGAGTTGGGGCTGACCTATGTCTTCATCGCCCATGATCTCTCGGTCGTGCGTTACCTCTGCGATCAGGTGGTGGTGATGTACCTGGGCACGATCGTCGAATCGGGCCCGACTGAGCAGCTCTTCGAATCTCCCGCTCACCCCTACACGAAGGCGCTGCTCTCGGCGGTGCCGATCCCGGATCCGCGATTGGAGCGTGGTCGAGAGCGCATCACGCTCAGCGGGGACATCCCCAGCCCCCTTGACCCGCCATCGGGATGCCCATTCCGGACTCGCTGCTGGAAGGCCACCGAGGTATGCGCCGTCGAGGTGCCCATCGGTCAGCTGCGCAACAATGGAACGACGGCTGCCTGCCACCACCCAGAGGTGTGA
- a CDS encoding ABC transporter ATP-binding protein has product MNDELQTMLEVRDLTVVFTTDGQEATSVSELNFTLSGGEILGIVGESGSGKSITSMAVMGLLPRAAQVSGSIRFRGEELLGRTEDELRALRGNRVAMIFQDALAALNPVHTVGEQLAEAVRVHAREASRAHLRERAIELLDTVGIPTPEQRVDQFPHEFSGGMRQRIMIAMSIANDPDLIIADEPTTALDVTVQAQIIDVLRRVQERTGCALVFITHDLGVVAGIADRVLVMYAGRKVEEATVDELFYTTAHPYTMGLLDSMPRLDQQRDSPLYSIPGTPPDPTAMPPGCRFAPRCEYAVAGLCDEREIPFIEVTDGHGAACVRIAEVRELRAAGCSTEENRSR; this is encoded by the coding sequence ATGAATGACGAACTGCAGACGATGCTCGAGGTCCGCGACCTCACCGTCGTCTTCACCACGGACGGGCAGGAGGCCACCTCGGTGTCCGAACTGAACTTCACCCTCTCCGGGGGCGAGATCCTCGGAATCGTCGGAGAATCAGGCTCCGGCAAATCGATCACCTCGATGGCGGTGATGGGTCTGCTGCCGCGTGCGGCACAGGTGAGCGGATCGATCCGGTTCCGAGGCGAGGAGCTGCTTGGCCGCACGGAGGACGAACTGAGAGCCTTGCGCGGCAACCGCGTCGCCATGATCTTCCAGGATGCGCTCGCCGCGCTCAACCCCGTGCACACCGTCGGGGAGCAGCTCGCCGAGGCGGTGCGGGTCCACGCGCGGGAAGCGAGTCGAGCTCACCTGCGGGAGCGGGCGATCGAGCTCCTCGACACGGTCGGCATTCCCACTCCGGAACAGCGCGTGGACCAGTTCCCCCACGAATTCTCCGGAGGCATGCGGCAGCGGATCATGATCGCGATGAGTATCGCCAATGACCCGGATCTCATCATCGCCGACGAACCGACGACCGCCCTCGACGTCACAGTCCAGGCGCAGATCATCGACGTCCTCAGGCGAGTGCAGGAGCGAACCGGCTGTGCTCTCGTCTTCATCACCCACGACCTCGGTGTAGTGGCGGGAATCGCGGACCGGGTACTGGTCATGTACGCGGGCAGGAAGGTCGAAGAGGCGACGGTCGATGAACTGTTCTATACCACTGCCCACCCCTATACGATGGGCCTGCTTGATTCGATGCCGCGTCTCGATCAGCAGCGCGATTCTCCGCTCTATTCGATCCCCGGCACCCCGCCGGATCCGACGGCGATGCCGCCGGGATGCCGCTTCGCCCCGCGGTGCGAGTATGCGGTGGCAGGTCTCTGCGATGAGAGGGAGATCCCCTTCATCGAGGTGACCGATGGTCACGGCGCCGCGTGCGTGCGCATCGCCGAAGTCCGAGAACTGCGAGCTGCCGGATGCTCAACCGAAGAGAACAGGAGCCGATGA
- a CDS encoding ABC transporter permease: protein MTQNRFSQRSSGERVRTEPTQLRLFARRFFRHRLALTGMVILGVLVIACFGAPWLAPYPENQQDLITGSSGISAAHWLGTDQLGRDFLSQLLYAGRVSMSVGLGVGVLATAVGILLGSIAGYVGGWIDELIMRLVDLFLIVPPLAVLALILQGFGTSTFTIVLALSSLAWTVIARVARGQVLSLKEKEFVEAAIVLGASPLRVMLRHLVPNLAGVIAVNVSLAVAAAIITESTLSFLGFGVQPPASSWGNLLSQAAGLLGTPQVHLLLYPGFLILLTVLAVNFIGDGLRDAFDPQTQR from the coding sequence ATGACTCAGAATCGCTTCAGCCAGAGGAGCTCCGGCGAGCGGGTTCGTACTGAACCCACGCAGCTGAGGCTCTTCGCCCGACGCTTCTTCCGCCACCGGTTGGCTCTGACCGGAATGGTCATCCTCGGTGTCCTCGTCATCGCCTGCTTCGGCGCACCGTGGCTGGCACCATACCCGGAGAACCAGCAGGATCTCATCACCGGCTCCTCAGGCATCAGCGCCGCACATTGGCTGGGCACCGACCAGTTGGGCCGTGATTTCCTCAGCCAGCTGCTCTACGCCGGACGGGTCTCGATGTCGGTCGGGCTCGGCGTGGGCGTTCTGGCCACCGCAGTCGGAATCCTCCTCGGCTCGATCGCCGGGTACGTCGGCGGCTGGATCGATGAACTCATCATGCGACTGGTCGACCTCTTCCTCATCGTTCCCCCGCTGGCCGTGCTTGCGCTCATCCTACAGGGCTTCGGCACGTCGACCTTCACGATCGTGCTCGCACTCTCGTCCCTGGCCTGGACCGTCATCGCCAGAGTCGCGCGCGGCCAGGTGCTGTCGCTGAAGGAGAAAGAGTTCGTCGAGGCTGCCATCGTCCTCGGAGCCTCACCCCTGCGGGTGATGCTGCGCCACCTCGTGCCGAATCTGGCAGGGGTCATCGCCGTCAACGTGTCCTTGGCCGTCGCCGCAGCGATCATCACGGAATCGACCCTGAGCTTCCTCGGCTTCGGCGTACAGCCGCCAGCCTCAAGCTGGGGGAATCTGCTCAGTCAGGCGGCCGGACTGCTTGGCACCCCGCAGGTGCATCTGCTGCTCTATCCCGGATTCCTCATCCTCCTCACGGTGCTCGCCGTCAACTTCATCGGCGATGGGCTGCGTGACGCCTTCGACCCTCAAACCCAACGCTGA